Proteins co-encoded in one Aethina tumida isolate Nest 87 chromosome 7, icAetTumi1.1, whole genome shotgun sequence genomic window:
- the LOC109603512 gene encoding probable cytochrome P450 6a14, protein MVLITDNLLYDALALLATLVVAFILYAKWTYSYFTRKGLYQDQPTIPIGNALKVFKGEQIFGELWRDLYNTLKSKNLRHGGGYFMINKFYVPADLDIVKSILVTDFQNFIDHGMYINEKDDPVSANLFGIAGPKWKSMRAKLTPTFTSGKMKMMFDTLVEYSGTLDSMLNDFAEKEEALEIKDVLQKFTIDIIVSVAFGIESDSMKNPQSDFTKYAQMIFKMDLKEFIRNLAVFSLPHSLLHALKVIVWNKKSTDFFINVIKKNMEYREKNNIIRNDFFHLLLQLKNRGQISDDKKVTRDKESALEGLTFNELAAQAFVFFIAGYETSSTAMTFTILELAQRPDLQIKMRDEINSVLKKHDNKLTFDGLKEMTYMEQVLQESMRKHPPVAFIPRKCTKAYTIPGTDITIDEGVMVSISTLGIHNDPEIYPEPEKFDPDRFSPENQSTRHPFSWIPFGEGPRVCIGLRFGMMQAKVGLVTLLRNYSFTLNEKTSLPIKYDVKTLNVTSVDGGVWINVKKVN, encoded by the exons ATGGTTTTAATCACAGATAATTTACTGTATGACGCATTAGCGTTACTAGCGACATTGGTGGTTGCATTCATTTTATACGCGAAATGGACTTATTCGTACTTTACAAGAAAAGGCTTATATCAGGACCAACCCACTATCCCTATAGGGAATGCTCTGAAAGTGTTCAAGGGTGAACAAATTTTTGGTGAATTATGGAGAGATTTATATAACACACTGAagtctaaaaatttaagacaTGGCGGAGggtattttatgataaataaattttacgttCCAGCTGATTTAGACAtagttaaatcaatattagtaACCGATTTCCAAAACTTCATAGACCACGGCatgtatattaatgaaaaagatGATCCAGTTAGTGCCAATCTGTTCGGAATAGCTGGACCAAAGTGGAAAAGTATGAGAGCTAAATTGACCCCAACGTTTACGTcaggaaaaatgaaaatgatgtTTGACACTCTGGTAGAATATAGTGGTACTCTAGACAGTATGTTAAATGATTTTGCAGAAAAGGAAGAAGCACTGGAAATCAAAGATGTccttcaaaaatttacaatcgACATAATTGTTTCTGTTGCCTTTGGCATTGAGTCCGACAGCATGAAAAATCCACAATCAGATTTTACCAAATATGcacaaatgatatttaaaatggatTTAAAAGAATTCATAAGAAATCTGGCGGTATTTTCTTTGCCTCACAGTCTGCTACATGCCCTAAAAGTGATTGTTTGGAACAAAAAATCCACAGATTTCTTCATAAATgtgataaagaaaaatatggaatacaGAGAGAAAAACAACATAATTAGGAACGATTTCttccatttattattacagttaAAGAATAGAGGTCAAATTAGCGATGATAAAAAAGTAACCAGAGACAAAGAGAGTGCACTTGAAGGCTTAACGTTTAATGAATTAGCTGCCCAGGCTTTTGTCTTTTTCATTGCTGGATATGAGACGTCTTCCACAGCTATGACCTTTACCATTTTAGAACTGGCTCAGAGACCAGATTTGCAAATAAAGATGAGAGATGAAATTAACagtgtattaaaaaaacacgATAACAAATTGACCTTTGATGGCCTAAAGGAAATGACTTACATGGAGCAAGTTCTTCAAG AGTCAATGAGAAAACATCCACCAGTAGCGTTTATACCGAGAAAATGTACGAAAGCTTACACAATACCTGGAACGGATATTACAATAGACGAAGGGGTTATGGTTTCCATTTCTACACTGGGTATACACAATGATCCTGAAATTTATCCCGAACCAGAAAAATTCGATCCTGATAGATTTTCACCAGAAAACCAATCTACAAGGCATCCATTTTCATGGATACCATTCGGGGAAGGTCCAAGAGTTTGCATTG gtCTAAGATTCGGAATGATGCAGGCTAAAGTAGGACTTGTAACGCTGTTAAGAAATTACTCTTTTAcgttaaatgaaaaaacttcCCTCCCAATAAAATATGACGTAAAAACACTTAATGTTACATCAGTAGATGGAGGAGTCtggataaatgtaaaaaaagtaaattaa